In the genome of Alphaproteobacteria bacterium, the window TTGCAAGGTCCACAAGGGCAGTTCGTTTATGTTGTTGATGGCGATAATAAAGCGCAAATCAAGCCAGTCAAGATTGGTTTGTTGAATGGCACGAATCGCCTGATTGAAGAAGGTCTGAGTGCGGGTGATCATGTTGTTATTGGCGGGATGATTAAAGCCAGACCAGGTGCACCAGTTCAAGTGAAGGAACCAGAGGCTCCAAAAGATACAAAAGATACAAAAGATACGACAAATAAAGATTCACCGAACACGCCTGAAAAGAAGTGATTTTGGTAAGAAAAGCTTATTGAGATAAGAATAAAAAAGGGATAGTAGAATTGTTTTCACGTTTTTTCATTGAGAGACCCGTTTTTGCTTCTGTCTTGTCGATTGTTATTGTATTTGCTGGCTTGATATCAATGTTCACCTTGCCGATTGCGCAATATCCTGACATTATCCCGCCTGATGTTGTTGTGACCACAAATTACCCAGGAGCAAGTGCTGAAGTGATTGCAAGTACAGTTGCAGCGCCTCTTGAGCAGCAAATCAATGGTGTTCCTCACATGATTTACATGCGCTCAACAAGCACAAACAGTGGTGCTATGTCTTTAACTGTATCGTTTGATATTGGCACGGATCCTGATCAGGCATCGATTGATGTGAATAATAGAGTTCAAGCTGCAACAGCCAGATTGCCTGAAGAGGTGAGACGGCAAGGGGTCACTGTTAATAAAAGAAATAGTTCTATTTTGCAGGTGATTACAATGTACTCACCGGATGGGCGATATGATCCCATTTTTATCAGTAACTATGCATTGGTCAATGTTGTTGATGAATTGAAGCGTGTTCCTGGTGTTGGGGATGTCTCTATTTTTGGTGCAAAAGATTATTCTATGCGTGTCTGGTTAAGGCCCGATCGACTCGCTCAATATAAGCTCACTCCTGATGATGTGGCCGTGGCCATTCAAGAACAAAATTCTCAATTTGCAGCAGGTCAGTTTGGGCAAGAGCCTATGAACAATCCACAGGCCTTTACTTATACCGTGACAACGCAAGGTCGGTTTGTTGATCCGAAAGAATTTGAGAACATTATTTTGCGCTCAGACTCGAACGGTGCAACACTTTACTTAAAAGATGTTGCGCGCATTGAACTGGGGGCTTTGGATTATAGCTTTCAGGCAACCTATCAAGGTAAACCGGCCATTGCAATGGGGCTATATTTACAGCCTGGCGCCAATGCTTTGTCAACAACCTCGGCCATTCGGGCAAAGATGGAAGAATTGTCAAAGCGTTTCCCAGAAAGCATTAAGTACGGTCTACCTTTTGATACAACAACATTTGTGAAGGTCTCAATTGAGGAAGTTGTGAAGACATTTGGTGAAGCGATTTTACTTGTTGTATTGGTTGTCTTTATCTTTTTGCAGAATTTACGAGCGACTTTCATTCCAATTCTGGCCGTGCCTGTGTCCTTAATTGGGACATTTGCAGGCATGTATTTGCTGGGTTTTTCCATAAACTTGCTTACTTTGTTTGGTCTGGTACTCGCAATTGGGATTGTTGTGGATGATGCGATTGTGGTCCTTGAGAATGTGGAGCGGATTCTCTCAACTGAAAAACTTTCTCCCAAAGAGGCTACGATTAAAGCGATGAAAGAGGTCTCGAGTCCTATCGTTGCGATTGTGCTTGTTTTGTGTGCGGTGTTTGTGCCTGTTGGATTTTTGGGCGGCATGACAGGGGAAATGTATAAGCAATTTGCGATTACGATTGCCATTTCAGTTGTGATCTCAGGGATTGTGGCTTTGACCTTAACACCGGCTCTCTGTGCTCTTATTATTAAGCCTGTCCATGATGAGCCTAATTTATTCTTTCGCGCCTTCAATCGTGGGTTTGACGCTTTTGTGGCGCTTTATATGAAGGGCGTTGAGTTTCTGATTAAACATCTCATGCTGTCATTTGCTCTTTTTGGTGTGTTTTTGGTTGCGACGATGATTATGTTTTTCCGTCTTCCGGGCTCATTGGTGCCAGATGAAGATCAAGGTTATGTTCTTGT includes:
- a CDS encoding multidrug efflux RND transporter permease subunit, yielding MFSRFFIERPVFASVLSIVIVFAGLISMFTLPIAQYPDIIPPDVVVTTNYPGASAEVIASTVAAPLEQQINGVPHMIYMRSTSTNSGAMSLTVSFDIGTDPDQASIDVNNRVQAATARLPEEVRRQGVTVNKRNSSILQVITMYSPDGRYDPIFISNYALVNVVDELKRVPGVGDVSIFGAKDYSMRVWLRPDRLAQYKLTPDDVAVAIQEQNSQFAAGQFGQEPMNNPQAFTYTVTTQGRFVDPKEFENIILRSDSNGATLYLKDVARIELGALDYSFQATYQGKPAIAMGLYLQPGANALSTTSAIRAKMEELSKRFPESIKYGLPFDTTTFVKVSIEEVVKTFGEAILLVVLVVFIFLQNLRATFIPILAVPVSLIGTFAGMYLLGFSINLLTLFGLVLAIGIVVDDAIVVLENVERILSTEKLSPKEATIKAMKEVSSPIVAIVLVLCAVFVPVGFLGGMTGEMYKQFAITIAISVVISGIVALTLTPALCALIIKPVHDEPNLFFRAFNRGFDAFVALYMKGVEFLIKHLMLSFALFGVFLVATMIMFFRLPGSLVPDEDQGYVLVMDILLPGTALNRTIHVTEAMTDAMLEQPEIQEIVTFAGFDIFSFSLKSSAGASFVILKPWNERPKPGSDAKSLTGRIMGIGSQMQDAVVLSFNPPPITGISLTGGFEGYLQNRSGADIKTLADTTNAYLEAARKRPELTGLQTTISANVPQYYVELDRLKAKSLGVSVDSIFSAMQSTFGNFYVNDFSMLGRIFRVSLQSDADFREKPEDLRYVFVRSAAGEMIPLDTLVHVKRIIGPDLVDRFNIFPAAKILGGPAPGYSSGQALQAMEEVAAETLSSDYTLAWTGSAFQEKASSGTSGLTFFFGILMVFLILAAQYERWSLPIAVLTAVPFGVFGAVLAVLMRGLTNDVYFQVGLLTLIGLSAKNAILIVEFAVMKRDEGESILDAAIDAAKLRFRPIVMTSLAFILGCLPLALSSGAGAGSRHSIGTGVIGGMLGATLIATFFVPMFYVVITKLADPDKKKKESDEPAGDPEVPRA